From a region of the Stegostoma tigrinum isolate sSteTig4 chromosome 25, sSteTig4.hap1, whole genome shotgun sequence genome:
- the tmem60 gene encoding transmembrane protein 60: protein MSLGQRVLMTWLFTLLFLIVLVLKLDDQTPWNWILIFMPLWIFDTILLMMLIVKIIRRCKSGYDRNSNNLKKDVWYFCAMLFKLSFLLALSARLEHFSQMKLTFVFIPLWLLLIGAVGDLVYNMYSMRQD, encoded by the coding sequence atGTCATTAGGACAGAGGGTTTTAATGACTTGGCTCTTTACCTTGCTCTTCTTAATTGTGTTGGTCCTGAAATTGGATGATCAAACGCCTTGGAACTGGATCCTCATATTCATGCCGCTCTGGATTTTTGATACCATTCTATTAATGATGTTGATCGTAAAGATTATAAGGAGATGCAAATCGGGCTATGACAGGAACAGTAATAATCTCAAGAAAGATGTCTGGTATTTCTGCGCCATGCTGTTTAAACTAAGTTTTCTGTTGGCACTGAGCGCCAGACTGGAACATTTCTCACAAATGAAACTCACTTTCGTTTTTATACCACTTTGGCTCTTGCTCATCGGAGCAGTTGGTGATTTAGTGTATAATATGTATTCTATGAGACAAGATTAA